A section of the Kribbella sp. HUAS MG21 genome encodes:
- a CDS encoding aspartate-semialdehyde dehydrogenase, which translates to MRVGVFGATGQVGGVMRELLVERGFPVDEVRFFASARSAGTTLPFGDREITVEDSATADFAGLELALFSNGKTASKELAPKVAAAGAVVVDNSSGWRMDPDVPLVVSEVNPEDLDTIPKGIVANPNCTTMAAMPVLAPLHRAATLTRLVVSTYQAVSGSGGVGVNELADQAQALVGTGGALARGTEGIALPEPKVYAAPIAFNVLPLAGSIVADGTGETDEEQKLRNESRKILHIPDLPVAGTCVRVPVFTGHSLSIHAEFAEPITPERATEILGSAPGVAVTDLPTPLLAAGQDPSYVGRIRQDQSVPDNRGLVLFVSNDNLRKGAALNAVQIAELLAQR; encoded by the coding sequence ATGCGAGTAGGTGTTTTCGGTGCCACGGGTCAGGTCGGCGGGGTCATGCGGGAACTGCTGGTGGAGCGCGGCTTCCCGGTTGACGAGGTGCGGTTCTTCGCGTCGGCGCGGTCGGCGGGGACGACGCTGCCGTTCGGCGACCGGGAGATCACCGTCGAGGACTCCGCGACGGCCGACTTCGCCGGGCTCGAGCTGGCGCTGTTCTCCAACGGGAAGACCGCGTCCAAGGAGCTCGCCCCGAAGGTGGCCGCCGCGGGTGCCGTCGTCGTCGACAACTCGTCCGGCTGGCGGATGGACCCCGACGTGCCGCTGGTCGTCTCCGAGGTGAACCCCGAGGACCTCGACACCATCCCCAAGGGCATCGTCGCGAACCCGAACTGCACCACCATGGCCGCGATGCCGGTGCTGGCCCCGCTGCACCGCGCGGCCACCCTGACGCGACTCGTGGTCTCGACGTACCAGGCCGTCTCCGGCTCCGGCGGCGTCGGCGTGAATGAGCTCGCGGACCAGGCGCAGGCGCTCGTCGGGACCGGCGGCGCGCTCGCCCGCGGGACCGAGGGCATCGCGCTCCCGGAGCCCAAGGTGTACGCCGCGCCGATCGCCTTCAACGTGCTCCCGCTGGCCGGCTCGATCGTTGCCGACGGCACCGGTGAGACCGACGAGGAGCAGAAGCTCCGCAACGAGAGCCGCAAGATCCTGCACATCCCGGACCTGCCGGTCGCCGGCACCTGCGTCCGGGTGCCGGTCTTCACCGGCCACTCGCTGAGCATCCACGCCGAGTTCGCCGAGCCGATCACGCCGGAGCGCGCCACCGAGATCCTCGGCAGCGCGCCGGGCGTCGCGGTCACGGACCTCCCGACACCGTTGCTCGCGGCCGGCCAGGACCCGTCGTACGTCGGCCGGATCCGCCAGGACCAGTCGGTGCCGGACAACCGCGGCCTCGTGCTCTTCGTCTCGAACGACAACCTTCGCAAGGGCGCCGCGCTGAACGCCGTCCAGATCGCGGAGCTGCTCGCCCAGCGCTGA
- a CDS encoding tautomerase family protein, with protein MPNITVELLSGRTLDQRREFVAAVTDSAIAILGAKRESVRIVFTEIEKTDVANGGTLVADA; from the coding sequence ATGCCGAACATCACCGTCGAACTGCTCTCCGGCCGCACCCTCGACCAGCGTCGCGAGTTCGTCGCCGCCGTCACCGACTCCGCGATCGCCATCCTCGGCGCCAAGCGCGAATCCGTCCGGATCGTCTTCACCGAGATCGAGAAGACCGACGTCGCCAACGGCGGCACCCTCGTCGCCGACGCCTGA